The following DNA comes from Triticum aestivum cultivar Chinese Spring chromosome 3D, IWGSC CS RefSeq v2.1, whole genome shotgun sequence.
GGATTTAGGGGCATATGATGCTGTCCTTGGAGTTGATTGGCTGGCCCAATTCAGCCCCATGAATTGCCATTGGGGACCGAAGACCATGGAGTTCCGCTATGGCCTGACAAATATTCAGTTGCAAGGGGTACGGGCACCTGGGGAGCCAACACTGACTGAAATACGAGCAGAGCAACTGTCGAAGTGGATTCAGGGCAATGAGGTTTGGGCTTTGGCAGTTATCCAGCCTGCAGATTCTGTTACAAACAACACCAAGCCACTGCCACTACCTTTGCAAGCTCTACTAGAGGAGTTTGCTGATGTATTTCAGGAACCTACCACACTACCACCACATAGATCGTTTGATCATGCTATACACTTGGAACCCGGCGCCACTCCTCCCAATGTTCGGCCGTATCGATATTCTCCTCTTCAGAAGGACGAGATTGAGCGTCAGGTGACTGAAATGTTAAAAGCTGGGTTGATCACCAATAGTATTAGTCCATTTGTTGCTCCTGTCCTGCTagtcaagaagaaggatgacacATGGCGTTTCTGTGTCGATTATCGCCGACTGAATGATATCACAATTAAGAATAAGTTTCCCTTACCAGTGATTGATGAACTGCTAGACGAGTTGGCGGGAGCTCGCTTCTTTTCTAAATTGGACTTACGATCGGGTTATCATCAAATCAGGATGCGCCCAGAGGATGAAGCCAAGACAGCATTTAAAACCCATCACGGCCATTTTCAGTTCCGAGTAATGCCGTTTGGTGTCACAAATGGGCCACCTACATTTCAGTGTTTGATGAATTCTGTCTTGGCACCTGGTACCAGGAAGTATGTCATAGCATTTTTGGATGACATCTTGACATACAGTGAGTCGTTTGATGAGCACCTGCAACATTTGAGACTGGTTCTTACCACACTTCGGcagcatcagttatatgccaaattttcAAAGTGCACTTTTGCCCAGTCTTCCATCAATTACTTGGGCCATGTGATTTCAGCAGAAGGGGTTGCAACAGAATCTGACAAAACAGAGGCGATCCAAAACTGGCCACAACCTTCTTCACAAACAGAACTGCGAGCATTTTTGGGCCTGACGGGATACTATCGCAAGTTTGTCAGGAATTACAGTATAATCACAAAACCCCTGACAACTCTTTTGAGCAAGAAAGGTTTTGTTTGGTCTGTTGAAGCCACTGAGGCCTTCCTGAAACTGAAACAAGTGATGACTACTACACCAGTGCTCGCTTTACCAAATTTCTCACTCCCATTCACTGTAGAGACGGATGCTTGTGACACTGGGATCGGGGCTGTTCTCTCGCAGCAAGGTCACCCAATTGCGTTTCTCAGTCGCGCGCTCGGGGTCAATAACAAGAAGTTGTCGGTGTATGAAAAAGAGTTTCTCGCAGTGATGATGGCGATCGACCGTTGGCGACCATATCTTCAGCGAGGTCAATTCACCATATtaacggatcacaaaagtctctgTACACTAGGGGAACAACATCTGGGCTCGGAGCTTCAACGGAAAGCAATGGCAAAACTAGGAGGTCTTCAGTTTAAGTTCAAATATCGCAAGGGCATCGATAACACGGCCGCAGATTCTTTGTCACGTGTTGGGCAGCCACATCAACGTGTCAGCCTTCATGGATTCAGGAAGTGTGCAATTCTTACCGCACTGACGCCAAGGCAACGGAGCTTTTGCAGGCATTGACGATTTGCAGCCTAGACACTCATGGCCATGGACTAGACAGAGGCATGATTAAGTACAAAGGACGCCTCTGGATTGGGAATAATGCAGCATTACAAACTAAACTGATCAGTGAGCTACATACAGCTGCGGTGGGAGGTCATTCAGGTATCCGTCCAACTTATTTGCGACTGAAGAATTTGTTCTTTTGGCCTGGCATGAAACTACAAGTTGAGGAGTTTGTCAAGCAGTGCAGTGTCTGTCAGCAAGCGAAACACGAACATGCACATCCGTCGGGCACATTACAACCCTTGCCGATACCTGTTCGAGCCTGGGGCGAAGTAACGATGGATTTTATTGAAGGGTTGCCGCGTTCAGAAGGGGCTGATGTGATTCTGGTGGTAGTGGATCGATTAACTAAATATTCACACTTCATTCCACTCCATCACCCATTCACAGCTCTTCAGGTTGCTCGTGCATTCCTCGACAACATTGTCAAATTGCATGGTGTTCCAGAATCAATCGTTTCTGACCGGGATAAGATCTTCACGAGTGCATTTTGGAGAGAACTGTTTGCGCTCGTCGGCACCAAGCTTCTTTACACTACCGCCTACCATCCACAGACGGATGGCCAGAGCGAAAGGGTGAATCAATGTCTTGAGCATTATCTACGTTGTGCTGTTCACGACACACCGTGTCGGTGGAAAAGATGGTTACCAATGGCAGAATTCTGGTACAACTCGAGTCATCACAGTGCGATCGGGTGCTCGCCGTTCAAAGCTTTATATGGAGTGGATCCGAACTTTGGTGCCCTGCCTAATCTATTCAACACAACGACTCCGGCATCACTGCATGAGCTGGCCGCAGAGCACCAACAGTTCACTGAAATGCTAAAAGAACACCTACTGCATGCACAACACAGAATGAAACATCAGGCTGATCGCAAACGCACAGAGAGGGAGTTCAGTGTTGGTGATCAAGTGCTACTCAAACTTCAACCGTATGTGCAATCCTCGGTGGTCAACCGGCCTTGTCCCAAACTGGCATACAAATTCTATGGCCCATACAAAGTCACCAGCCGCATTGGCACTGTTGCGTACAAGTTGGAGCTGCCCCAGGAGAGTAAAATTCACCCAGTTTTTCATGTTTCGCAGCTTAAACCCTTCACGGCGGACTACTCGCCAGTCTTCAATCAACTGCCCGCTCCACGGGACCTCACTGTCGGCGATCTGGTTCCTTAGGCGATTCTGGAGCGCCGCCTCGTCAAGCAAGGGAACGCGGCAATTCCTCAAGTCCTGGTGCACTGGCGCACGCTTTCGCCGGCCAGTGCAACCTGGGAGAACTACCATGTGCTTCAACAGCGATTTCCGGGCGTCGACCTCGGCAATGGCGCTTCGACTCAAGGAGGGGACAATGTCACGCCCTACTCTCCACCCGATCAGGCAGGAGAGCATGCGGACAGCAAGGCACCAGAGGTGCAGCCGCGTGAGGAGGAAGATCAGGGCCCACGGGCAGAGAGCATGGAAAAGTCCTTGGTAGGTTAGTGTCTATGTCAGGTGGGGCCTGTTCCAGAGAGTGCTATAAGTGTGGGCGACAACAGAGACTGGGTCATGTCTTGTAATTGAATATTCAGATTTCTCCATCTATCTATTTTCTCCGGTTCctccccctttcttcttcctcaagcTCATCCCCTCTCTGATTTCCTCTCCTCCCCTCTGTTCGATCCGTGAGGGTCGTTACATTAAAGTTTTGTCTTGTTCATACTTTCTAAAGTCTGAAACTGTACTGAAATCAGCATAGAAATT
Coding sequences within:
- the LOC123079214 gene encoding uncharacterized protein, which produces MEGVQKTLEELLTKFSSLSTEVQQLSTQVADFGEGLDAVKRTQAMEAAVRTAPSSSTTHPAAVLVNKGPPLLHVPPRPPPPPVRRDAHPDRQASPPRSPRDTYRHKPPKHDFPRFSGDAPRLWFDLCHTYFQLYQTPPEHWVSTAVLYMDGHAALWCQAYKRLHGLGDWFSFMEAVQTEFGQDEFDGLLHRLHHLKQTSTVAEYRLSFEAIMYHLIALDPSLNQKFFVSQFIIGLRDEVRTGVRQHAPTSVSRAAALARIQEEESEHSKPRGHPPVYTRAIPPPPVPAMAPGPVQPRIDGAKRGPDDFGRERQLREFRRANGLCFKCGDKYSREHKCNRVGQLLTIEVGDHGELLSDDAIRALELLDDNPEEAAACYQISVHAVAGTESSGTMRLRALVGNQVMLLLVDSGSTHTFVNSTFASRAGCTVQEAEPVTVRVANGETLKSTQQVSQLKWWCQGHTFSTDMRLLDLGAYDAVLGVDWLAQFSPMNCHWGPKTMEFRYGLTNIQLQGVRAPGEPTLTEIRAEQLSKWIQGNEVWALAVIQPADSVTNNTKPLPLPLQALLEEFADVFQEPTTLPPHRSFDHAIHLEPGATPPNVRPYRYSPLQKDEIERQVTEMLKAGLITNSISPFVAPVLLVKKKDDTWRFCVDYRRLNDITIKNKFPLPVIDELLDELAGARFFSKLDLRSGYHQIRMRPEDEAKTAFKTHHGHFQFRVMPFGVTNGPPTFQCLMNSVLAPGTRKYVIAFLDDILTYSESFDEHLQHLRLVLTTLRQHQLYAKFSKCTFAQSSINYLGHVISAEGVATESDKTEAIQNWPQPSSQTELRAFLGLTGYYRKFVRNYSIITKPLTTLLSKKGFVWSVEATEAFLKLKQVMTTTPVLALPNFSLPFTVETDACDTGIGAVLSQQGHPIAFLSRALGVNNKKLSVYEKEFLAVMMAIDRWRPYLQRGQFTILTDHKSLCTLGEQHLGSELQRKAMAKLGGLQFKFKYRKGIDNTAADSLSRVGQPHQRVSLHGFRKCAILTALTPRQRSFCRH